Proteins from a single region of Anastrepha ludens isolate Willacy chromosome 5, idAnaLude1.1, whole genome shotgun sequence:
- the LOC128863341 gene encoding splicing factor 45 has product MDLYDDIDTKPRASQIDGWSSGIKMLQTQLAIKKAQGPKEPPKKPLMTPVVNLRAKKAAAEAESITVPKIDAPIMTPKTVITAKPLEPVIQSVKSDDCWDFVDEYDPMWPNEYEKLKDKNQNKEKEHKSGSGGGGGGRGSERKRGRGRNSTRDSSPPVKFSGFGQRQSEEENYSPPPQGSVSSKGGAAIAPPPSLQEISINNENGDGSSNVTIPYSASSVAAKIMAKYGFKDGQGLGKQEQGMSMALQVEKTSKRGGRIIHEKDVFLPPPPAPNSPPVSMAPPAAPAPATPGLTLAQAVAEVPATEPSITEIMKEPSKVVLLRNMVGPGDVDEDLEPEVKDECNTKYGEVASVIIHEAFGTTPEEAVKIFVEFKRIESAIKAVVDLNGRFFGGRQVRAGFYNFDKFKSFQLH; this is encoded by the exons ATGGATTTGTACGATGATATTGATACAAAACCTCGAGCTAGCCAAATCGATGGTTGGTCATCAGGTATTAAAATGCTTCAAACACAGTTGGCAATTAAGAAAGCACAGGGACCAAAAGAGCCGCCTAAGAAACCG TTAATGACACCAGTTGTAAATTTGCGTGCTAAAAAGGCTGCAGCTGAAGCGGAATCTATCACTGTGCCGAAAATAGATGCACCAATAATGACTCCCAAGACAGTTATTACAGCCAAACCATTGGAACCAGTAATACAAAGTGTCAAATCGGACGATTGTTGGGATTTTGTTGATGAATATGATCCAATGTGGCCGAACGAGTATGAAAAGTTAAAggataaaaatcaaaataaagaaaaggagCATAAAAGTGGGAGCGGTGGTGGAGGTGGTGGTAGAGGCAGCGAAAGGAAGCGAGGCCGCGGTCGAAATAGTACACGCGATTCATCACCACCAGTTAAATTTTCTGGCTTTGGACAACGTCAGTCTGAGGAAGAAAATTATAGCCCGCCTCCACAAGGTTCAGTGTCAAGTAAAGGTGGTGCTGCAATTGCGCCACCACCTTCTCTTCAAGAGATTtccataaataatgaaaatggtgaCGGATCATCAAATGTAACCATACCCTACTCCGCAAGCTCCGTCGCTGCAAAGATTATGGCAAAGTATGGTTTTAAAGATGGTCAGGGGTTGGGCAAACAGGAGCAGGGTATGTCCATGGCCTTACAGGTGGAGAAGACTTCAAAGCGTGGTGGTCGCATAATACATGAAAAAGATGTATTCTTGCCGCCACCACCAGCACCTAACAGTCCACCTGTAAGCATGGCCCCACCGGCGGCACCAGCGCCAGCAACACCGGGTCTAACGCTAGCGCAAGCTGTTGCCGAAGTACCAGCAACCGAGCCTAGCATCACAGAAATAATGAAAGAACCCAGTAAAGTGGTTTTATTAAGG AATATGGTGGGTCCAGGAGATGTAGATGAAGATTTAGAACCTGAGGTGAAAGATGAATGCAACACCAAATACGGCGAAGTAGCAAGTGTTATAATACACGAGGCTTTCGGCACAacacctgaagaagctgttAAAATATTTGTGGAGTTTAAACGCATTGAAAGTGCTATTAAAG CGGTTGTTGATTTGAATGGGCGTTTCTTCGGTGGACGTCAAGTGCGTGCTGGTTTCtacaattttgataaattcaaaagttttcaattacattaa
- the LOC128863342 gene encoding 2-oxoglutarate and iron-dependent oxygenase domain-containing protein 3-like, translating to MISTGPLRQRSYRNKEKGTQNINNATLENTSKPQSKLATISTELQHATAASTHRLWTRAVIATSVMIVVYFYAQQNQSKETKFALVNEKLPLRAQKFECSKDYKAEIRRFPNCVPKKCGRFISDHLVEEIEAETLLNLARTILSMAGSSGGASILNLHTGALSYKEQFVNAYRVPKVVAELREHHLAVYNTVKNKIKNAIAEQFGIHPDSFYLTDPTFFSRLTNATAHTMNDEYWHEHVDKDTYESFHYTSLLYLNTYQKDYKGGRFIFIDGVGGNLTKSAIEPKKARVSAFTSGAENRHHVEQVTEGERYAITISFTCDPDQAIADPQIRKNNL from the exons ATGATTTCGACCGGACCTTTAAGGCAGAGAAGTTATAGAAATAAGGAGAAGGGTACTCAAAACATTAACAATGCGACATTAGAAAACACTTCAAAGCCGCAAAGTAAACT AGCAACTATAAGCACGGAGTTACAACATGCCACTGCCGCTTCGACACATCGTTTGTGGACTCGTGCTGTGATCGCTACCTCTGTAATGATTGTTGTTTATTTCTATGCTCAACAAAATCAAAGTAAAGAAACTAAATTTGCCTTAGTTAATGAGAAACTGCCATTACGTGCACAGAAATTTGAATGTTCAAAAGACTACAAAGCAGAAATACGTCGTTTTCCGAATTGTGTGCCGAAGAAATGTGGGCGCTTCATTAGCGATCATTTGGTTGAAGAAATTGAAGCTGAAACCCTTTTGAATTTAGCGCGCACCATATTATCCATGGCGGGTTCGTCTGGAGGCGCATCTATTCTGAATTTACACACTGGTGCACTGTCATATAAGGAACAATTTGTAAATGCGTACCGTGTGCCGAAAGTAGTGGCAGAATTGCGTGAACATCACTTAGCGGTATATAAT actgttaaaaacaaaatcaaaaatgctATAGCAGAGCAATTCGGAATTCATCCCGATAGTTTTTATCTAACTGATCCCACATTTTTTTCACGTTTAACAAATGCTACCGCTCACACAATGAATGACGAATACTGGCACGAACACGTTGATAAG GATACATACGAATCGTTTCACTATACATCATTACTCTATTTAAACACATATCAAAAAGACTACAAAGGTGGCAGATTCATTTTCATTGACGGCGTTGGCGGAAATCTTACCAAGTCAGCTATTGAACCTAAAAAAGCACGAGTGAGTGCATTCACTTCAGGCGCGGAAAATCGGCATCACGTGGAACAAGTCACCGAAGGAGAaag atacGCGATTACTATTTCATTTACATGTGACCCTGATCAGGCGATAGCTGATCcgcaaattagaaaaaacaatttataa
- the LOC128863340 gene encoding probable cytosolic Fe-S cluster assembly factor GJ13047: MSRFSGALQLTDLDDFITPSQECIKPIPIEKSKSKTGAKITILEDGYYEETSAGKQKLQKVEITLQDCLACSGCITSAEGVLITQQSQEELLKVLRENVALKSQSASDGLRTIVVTISPQPVISLAHRYDLKPEEAAKHLSGYFRSLGADYVLNTKVADDLALLECRNEFVERFREATSGDAATTPSLPMLSSSCPGWVCYAEKTHGNFILPYIATTRSPQQIMGVLVKQWLAQKIGVPSERIYHVTVMPCYDKKLEASREDFYSEANNSRDVDCVITAIEIEQMLAADDKPLHIFPPSDIDSPWSAHSQETSMWAHEFSTSGGYADHVFKYAAKELFEEDVEQLVYRNLRNPDFREITLEREGQSVLKFAIANGFRNIQNLVQKLKRGKASYHFVEVMACPSGCINGGAQVRPPTGVPIHELNQQLEELYKQLPKSIPENEDTKQIYKKLFHGAHTDKAKSLLHTNYHAVEKMNTALNIKW; encoded by the exons ATGTCACGATTCAGCGGAGCTCTGCAGTTAACTGACTTGGACGATTTCATTACTCCGTCACAG GAGTGCATCAAACCCATCCCCATAGAGAAGAGTAAATCGAAGACAGGTGCTAAGATTACCATACTTGAAGATGGTTATTATGAAGAGACTTCG GCAGGAAAGCAGaaactccaaaaagttgaaattacaCTTCAAGATTGTCTCGCTTGTTCTGGTTGTATCACATCAGCAGAAGGAGTTCTTATCACACAACAAAGTCAAGAAGAATTACTAAAAGTACTTCGTGAAAATGTTGCGTTAAAAAGTCAGTCCGCCAGCGACGGTTTACGTACAATTGTTGTAACTATTTCACCACAGCCAGTCATCAGTTTAGCGCACCGTTACGACTTGAAACCAGAGGAAGCTGCAAAGCATTTAAGTGGCTATTTTAGATCACTTGGAGCCGATTATGTACTTAATACAAAAGTGGCTGATGACCTCGCATTACTCGAGTGTCGTAATGAGTTTGTAGAACGTTTCCGTGAAGCTACAAGTGGTGATGCGGCTACCACACCCTCTTTACCGATGCTTTCTTCTTCATGCCCCGGGTGGGTTTGTTATGCGGAGAAGACGCATGGGAACTTTATTTTGCCTTACATCGCCACAACTCGTTCCCCACAGCAAATAATGGGAGTACTGGTGAAACAATGGCTGGCACAAAAAATAGGCGTACCATCCGAACGTATCTATCATGTGACGGTAATGCCATGTTATGACAAAAAGTTGGAAGCCTCACGTGAAGACTTTTATAGCGAAGCAAATAACTCACGTGATGTGGATTGTGTGATTACGGCAA TTGAAATAGAGCAAATGCTTGCGGCTGATGATAAACCATTGCACATATTTCCGCCATCCGATATCGATTCGCCATGGAGTGCACATAGCCAGGAGACTTCTATGTGGGCGCATGAATTCTCCACTTCAGGCGGATATGCAGACCACGTATTTAAATACGCTGCTAAGGAACTGTTTGAAGAAGATGTGGAACAATTGGTGTATAGAAATCTAAG GAATCCAGATTTCCGCGAAATAACGCTGGAGCGTGAGGGTCAAAGCGTACTTAAATTTGCTATAGCTAACGGTTTTCGTAACATACAAAATTTGGTACAGAAGCTGAAACGCGGAAAGGCTTCATATCACTTTGTGGAAGTTATGGCTTGTCCATCTG gttGTATTAATGGAGGCGCACAAGTGCGACCACCAACTGGTGTTCCAATACATGAACTGAACCAACAATTGGAAGAGCTTTACAAACAATTGCCAAAATCGATTCCCGAAAATGAGGATACCAaacagatttataaaaaattatttcacggTGCGCATACTGATAAAGCAAAATCCTTGCTGCATACCAACTATCATGCGGTGGAGAAAATGAACACAGCGCTTAATATTAAGTGGTAA
- the LOC128863072 gene encoding transmembrane protein 53: MSATNSFNHPYGVPAAAAVTAASTSTTTPPTEGAKQKGGASTMRRLDSAAPNKRNMPANQYNSQKQQQQQQRDTNASPKRQLQIAQRQQQQQQYGDALQNEDSLEYFIKFPTMNYRNDAMDTGDSDFVFVYNDSNVPIVMLLGWAGCQDRYLMKYSKIYEDRGLITVRYTAPVDTLFWKRTAMVPIGEKILKLMYDMNFDSHPVIVHIFSNGGAYLYQHISLAMRKHRTPIQIRGMIFDSAPGERRVLGLYRAVGAIYGKERKKCHSITALIITLTLSIMWFVEETFAAFKSLFFKSEPVQTNPFSDLKNEATQFPQLFVYSKGDVVIPYQDIEKFIKVRQERGVDVSAACFEDAEHVKIYTKYPSQYIHCVCSFINNCLSRPYKGASGLETATESGSPTSSVHSVLGANPSKYD; the protein is encoded by the exons ATGTCTGCAACGAATTCCTTCAATCATCCATATGGTGTGCCGGCCGCCGCCGCGGTTACTGCCGCATCAACATCCACAACGACACCACCCACTGAAGGTGCCAAACAGAAAGGCGGTGCATCAACTATGCGTCGGTTGGATTCGGCTGCGCCCAACAAACGCAATATGCCCGCTAATCAATACAATTCccaaaagcaacagcagcagcagcaacgtgACACCAACGCTTCGCCGAAACGTCAATTGCAGATTGCCCAAcgccagcaacaacagcaacaatacggCGACGCCTTGCAGAACGAGGATAGTTTGGAATATTTCATTAAGTTTCCGACAATGAATTATCGTAACGATGCAATGGATACTGGGGATTCTGATTTTGTATTCGTATACAATGATTCAAATGTTCCTATAGTTATGTTACTCGGTTGGGCTGGATGTCAAGACCgctatttaatgaaatattcaaaaatttatgaagaTCGCGG TTTAATAACCGTTCGCTATACAGCTCCAGTGGATACACTTTTCTGGAAACGTACTGCAATGGTGCCCATTggcgaaaaaatattaaaactaatgTACGACATGAATTTCGATTCACACCCGGTTATTGtgcacattttttcaaacgGCGGTGCGTACCTGTATCAACACATATCGTTAGCAATGCGTAAGCATAGGACTCCTATTCAAATACGCGGCATGATTTTTGACTCCGCTCCTGGTGAGCGTCGTGTTTTGGGCTTATATCGTGCCGTTGGAGCAATTTATGGCAAAGAGAGAAAGAAGTGTCACAGTATTACGGCTCTAATTATAACTTTAACCTTGAGCATTATGTGGTTTGTTGAG GAAACTTTTGCCGCTTTTAAAAGCCTCTTTTTCAAATCTGAACCGGTACAAACAAATCCATTTAGTGATTTGAAAAATGAAGCAACTCAATTTCCACAACTGTTTGTGTATTCGAAGGGAGACGTAGTTATACCCTATCAG GACATTGAAAAGTTCATTAAAGTCCGTCAAGAACGTGGAGTGGATGTATCAGCTGCATGTTTCGAAGATGCCGAACATGTGAAGATCTATACAAAATATCCATCACAATACATTCACTGCGTATGTTCAttcataaataattgtttatcgCGGCCTTACAAAGGTGCAAGTGGCTTGGAAACGGCCACTGAAAGCGGCTCACCTACCAGTTCGGTACATTCGGTGCTGGGTGCTAATCCGTCTAAGTATGATTAA